A single window of Bombyx mori chromosome 9, ASM3026992v2 DNA harbors:
- the LOC101746196 gene encoding corticotropin-releasing factor-binding protein has product MRAFLYIVVVALASDAVRCLYLPGAEFGGLRSSASSLSRFARVRRLPRPSHRVIDPNEDCFLVTSDEGELFFKSPSDEPSVCGIYMIAEPDKKIEVVFNYLDVPCDNGGLVAWIDGWELNGQVWPADSWDDDRLVESCDKRPNRKLVSRQNAALIQYRVPAQGKGFAVTIRHVRNARPCNVMLFGTEGVFTLRNHGETGNCTLITVSPSTVQVLDLNVGQTAKKGRLLELETGTIHHCTKRGLPDHVDIGGASGLDHTKMEVFDSLCGLDSNEARRASLIACEDTVARLVSSGKYHNSITLAFTPLSLDDIEHADLICGLNDL; this is encoded by the exons GGAGCAGAGTTTGGTGGGCTAAGAAGTTCTGCATCCTCACTCTCACGCTTCGCCCGAGTGAGGCGTTTGCCCAGACCTTCACATCGAGTGATTGACCCAAATGAAG ACTGTTTTCTGGTAACATCGGACGAGGGGGAGCTGTTTTTTAAGTCACCCTCTGATGAACCCTCCGTATGCGGTATCTATATGATAGCGGAACCAGACAAGAAGATTGAGGTCGTCTTCAATTACCTTGATGTGCCGTGCGATAATGGAGGACTCGTTGCG tggATCGACGGTTGGGAGCTTAATGGTCAGGTGTGGCCTGCAGATTCTTGGGACGATGACAGGCTTGTTGAATCTTGTGACAAACGACCAAACCGGAAACTCGTGTCTCGTCAAAATGCAGCTCTCATACAATATCGCGTGCCAGCTCAAGGAAAAGGTTTCGCGGTCACTATTCGCCACGTACGGAATGCTAGAC CTTGTAATGTGATGCTGTTCGGTACCGAGGGTGTTTTCACTCTGCGCAATCATGGAGAAACGGGGAATTGTACCTTAATAACAGTTTCTCCATCGACGGTCCAAGTGTTAGACTTGAATGTTGGGCAAACTGCTAAAAAAGGACGGCTGTTGGAATTGGAAACAGGGACGATTCATCAT TGCACAAAGCGAGGCTTGCCTGACCATGTGGACATTGGGGGCGCAAGCGGTCTGGATCACACCAAAATGGAGGTGTTCGACAGTTTGTGTGGACTCGATTCTAATGAAG CTCGTCGAGCATCGTTGATCGCGTGCGAAGACACTGTAGCACGACTCGTCTCCAGCGGGAAATATCACAACTCCATCACTTTGGCTTTTACTCCACTCTCACTGGACGACATCGAACATGCAGACCTTATATGCGGACTTAATGACCTCTAA